From one Gemmatimonadota bacterium genomic stretch:
- a CDS encoding metallo-mystery pair system four-Cys motif protein codes for MTNRRILRRASAALLVPFAAFAACDDEPSAPSGPIDVTLQFGAEVNGQPFTCGASFANVGASGTTITPTDFRLYISGVSLIDSNGAEVALSLEQDGLWQRENLALLDFENGSGPCVNGTAATNTTIRGEVPAGTYTGVRFTLGVPFSMNHVDQTTAQAPLDLTALFWSWNGGYKFARMDHTSAAQPDGWFVHLGSTGCTPTGSPVTPATSCANEHRMTVTFNGFDWTTDEIVADLGAILSDSDLTANTAAKGCMSFPNDPECHEVMPALGFAYEGTAAQTQRLFRVR; via the coding sequence ATGACGAACCGACGTATCCTGCGCCGCGCCTCCGCCGCGCTCCTGGTGCCGTTCGCGGCCTTCGCGGCCTGTGACGACGAACCCTCCGCGCCCTCCGGGCCCATCGATGTGACCTTGCAGTTCGGCGCCGAGGTGAACGGGCAGCCGTTCACCTGTGGCGCGAGCTTCGCCAACGTCGGTGCCTCGGGCACGACGATCACCCCCACGGATTTCCGGCTCTACATCTCCGGCGTGTCCCTGATCGATTCCAACGGGGCCGAGGTCGCGCTGAGCCTGGAGCAGGACGGGCTGTGGCAGCGGGAGAACCTGGCGCTCCTGGACTTCGAGAACGGCTCGGGCCCGTGCGTCAACGGCACGGCCGCCACCAACACCACCATCCGCGGCGAGGTGCCCGCGGGCACGTACACCGGCGTGCGCTTCACGCTGGGCGTGCCCTTCTCCATGAACCACGTGGATCAGACCACGGCGCAGGCGCCGCTGGATCTGACGGCGTTGTTCTGGTCGTGGAACGGCGGCTACAAGTTCGCGCGGATGGACCACACGTCGGCGGCGCAGCCGGACGGGTGGTTCGTGCACCTGGGGAGCACCGGGTGCACGCCCACGGGCTCGCCGGTGACGCCGGCCACCTCCTGTGCCAACGAGCACCGGATGACGGTCACGTTCAACGGCTTCGACTGGACCACGGACGAGATCGTGGCGGACCTGGGCGCCATCCTGTCGGACAGTGATCTGACGGCCAACACCGCCGCGAAGGGCTGCATGTCCTTCCCGAACGACCCCGAGTGCCACGAGGTCATGCCGGCCCTGGGCTTCGCCTACGAGGGGACGGCGGCGCAGACGCAGCGTCTGTTCCGTGTCCGTTAG